A region from the Serinibacter arcticus genome encodes:
- a CDS encoding SDR family NAD(P)-dependent oxidoreductase, whose protein sequence is MPAPAAPPRRTVVTGGGTGLGAAIAQRFAADGDDVVIVGRRADVLVETAGRINTEVGRDAVTTYACDLADASAVEILVATVSAGGPIDVLVANAGGGSTRAGADLAETASLTTDLFTLNVLTAVLTIEAFRPHLRRPGARVVTMSSIAGVRGGGTYGAMKGAISSLTLGLAAELGPEGITVNALAPGFVPDTGFWEGRLTDAAVDQRVRPTLLGRAGLPSEVADAAAYLAGPGAAWTTGQILQVNGGACLGRG, encoded by the coding sequence ATGCCCGCCCCCGCCGCACCCCCGCGCCGCACCGTCGTCACCGGGGGAGGCACCGGCCTGGGGGCCGCGATCGCCCAGCGCTTCGCGGCCGACGGCGACGACGTCGTCATCGTCGGCCGCCGCGCCGACGTGCTCGTGGAGACGGCCGGGCGGATCAACACCGAGGTCGGGCGCGACGCCGTGACGACCTACGCCTGCGACCTCGCCGACGCGTCCGCGGTCGAGATCCTGGTCGCGACCGTGTCCGCCGGCGGCCCGATCGACGTGCTGGTCGCCAACGCCGGCGGCGGCTCCACCCGGGCCGGGGCCGACCTCGCCGAGACGGCGAGCCTGACGACCGACCTGTTCACGCTCAACGTGCTCACGGCCGTCCTGACGATCGAGGCGTTCCGGCCGCACCTGCGTCGGCCGGGGGCCCGGGTCGTCACGATGAGCTCGATCGCCGGCGTGCGCGGCGGTGGCACCTACGGCGCCATGAAGGGTGCGATCTCCTCGCTCACCCTCGGCCTGGCCGCCGAGCTCGGACCCGAGGGGATCACCGTGAACGCGCTCGCCCCCGGCTTCGTGCCCGACACGGGATTCTGGGAGGGCCGGCTGACCGACGCCGCCGTCGACCAGCGCGTGCGCCCGACCCTGCTCGGCCGCGCCGGGCTGCCGTCGGAGGTGGCCGACGCCGCCGCGTACCTGGCGGGCCCGGGCGCGGCCTGGACCACCGGCCAGATCCTCCAGGTCAACGGGGGCGCCTGCCTCGGGCGAGGCTGA
- a CDS encoding polyribonucleotide nucleotidyltransferase: MEGPEITFAEATIDNGRFGTRTIRFETGRLAKQAGGAVLTTLDEDTVVLSTTTAGKHPREGFDFFPLTVDVEERQYAAGKIPGSFFRREGRPSTEAILACRLIDRPLRPLFVKGLRNEVQVVETVLAIHPDDAYDVLAINAASASTQISGLPFSGPVGAVRVSLIDGQWVAFPRYSESAKAVFEMVVAGRVVETPEGTDVAIAMIEAEASEAAWDLIHNQGQQAPTEDVVAAGLEASKPFIRALAEAQVSLASQAAKEIRSFPLFPDYQPDAFEALSAQVSEDLESALQIADKATREARLDEVRDAGIGALQAGFDGREKELNAAYRALTKAAIRRRILTDSFRIDGRGLRDIRPLSAEVEVLPRVHGSAIFERGETQIMGVTTLNMLKMEQQLDTLSPVSRKRYMHNYNFPPYSTGETGRVGSPKRREIGHGALAERAIMPVLPGREEFPYAIRQVSEALSSNGSTSMGSVCASTLSLLNAGVPLRAAVAGIAMGLVSESIDGETRYAALTDILGAEDAFGDMDFKVAGTREFVTAIQLDTKLDGIPASVLAGALSQAKEARLAILDVMAEAIDTPDEMAATAPRVITVQVPVDKIGEVIGPKGKMINQIQADTGADISIEDDGTVFIGATDGPSAEAARAAINAIANPHMPEIGERFVGTVVKTTTFGAFISLSPGKDGLLHISQIRRLVGGKRVENVEDVLGIGQKVQVELAEIDPRGKLSLHAVIDEEADSSASEGSEA, translated from the coding sequence GTGGAGGGTCCCGAGATCACGTTCGCCGAGGCCACGATCGACAACGGTCGCTTCGGCACCCGCACCATCCGCTTCGAGACCGGCCGCCTGGCCAAGCAGGCCGGCGGCGCCGTCCTGACCACGCTCGACGAGGACACCGTCGTGCTGTCCACGACGACGGCCGGCAAGCACCCCCGTGAGGGCTTCGACTTCTTCCCCCTCACGGTGGACGTCGAGGAGCGCCAGTACGCGGCCGGCAAGATCCCCGGCTCGTTCTTCCGTCGCGAGGGCCGCCCCTCGACCGAGGCGATCCTGGCCTGCCGCCTGATCGACCGCCCGCTGCGCCCGCTGTTCGTCAAGGGCCTGCGCAACGAGGTCCAGGTCGTCGAGACCGTCCTCGCGATCCACCCCGACGACGCCTACGACGTGCTGGCGATCAACGCCGCCTCCGCGTCCACGCAGATCTCCGGCCTGCCGTTCTCCGGCCCGGTCGGCGCCGTCCGCGTCTCCCTCATCGACGGCCAGTGGGTCGCCTTCCCGCGCTACTCCGAGTCGGCCAAGGCCGTCTTCGAGATGGTCGTGGCGGGCCGCGTCGTCGAGACCCCCGAGGGCACCGACGTCGCCATCGCGATGATCGAGGCCGAGGCGTCCGAGGCCGCCTGGGACCTCATCCACAACCAGGGCCAGCAGGCGCCGACCGAGGACGTCGTGGCCGCCGGCCTCGAGGCCTCCAAGCCGTTCATCCGCGCCCTCGCCGAGGCCCAGGTCTCCCTCGCCTCGCAGGCGGCCAAGGAGATCCGTTCCTTCCCGCTGTTCCCGGACTACCAGCCCGACGCGTTCGAGGCCCTGTCCGCCCAGGTGAGCGAGGACCTCGAGAGCGCCCTGCAGATCGCCGACAAGGCGACCCGCGAGGCCCGCCTCGACGAGGTCCGCGACGCCGGCATCGGCGCCCTCCAGGCCGGGTTCGACGGCCGCGAGAAGGAGCTGAACGCCGCGTACCGCGCCCTGACGAAGGCCGCGATCCGTCGCCGCATCCTCACGGACAGCTTCCGCATCGACGGCCGTGGCCTGCGCGACATCCGTCCGCTGTCCGCCGAGGTCGAGGTCCTGCCCCGCGTCCACGGCTCGGCGATCTTCGAGCGCGGCGAGACCCAGATCATGGGTGTCACCACGCTGAACATGCTCAAGATGGAGCAGCAGCTCGACACGCTGTCGCCCGTCTCGCGCAAGCGCTACATGCACAACTACAACTTCCCGCCCTACTCCACGGGCGAGACGGGCCGCGTCGGCAGCCCCAAGCGTCGCGAGATCGGCCACGGCGCGCTCGCCGAGCGCGCGATCATGCCGGTGCTCCCGGGCCGCGAGGAGTTCCCCTACGCGATCCGTCAGGTCTCCGAGGCGCTGAGCTCCAACGGCTCGACGTCGATGGGTTCCGTCTGCGCCTCGACCCTGTCGCTGCTGAACGCCGGGGTGCCGCTGCGCGCCGCCGTCGCCGGCATCGCCATGGGCCTGGTGTCCGAGAGCATCGACGGTGAGACCCGCTACGCGGCGCTCACCGACATCCTCGGCGCCGAGGACGCGTTCGGCGACATGGACTTCAAGGTCGCCGGTACCCGCGAGTTCGTCACGGCCATCCAGCTGGACACCAAGCTCGACGGCATCCCCGCCTCGGTGCTCGCCGGTGCGCTCTCCCAGGCGAAGGAGGCTCGCCTCGCGATCCTCGACGTCATGGCCGAGGCCATCGACACGCCCGACGAGATGGCCGCGACCGCGCCCCGTGTGATCACGGTGCAGGTCCCGGTCGACAAGATCGGCGAGGTCATCGGGCCGAAGGGCAAGATGATCAACCAGATCCAGGCGGACACCGGCGCCGACATCTCCATCGAGGATGACGGCACCGTGTTCATCGGCGCGACGGACGGCCCGTCCGCCGAGGCCGCGCGGGCGGCGATCAACGCGATCGCGAACCCGCACATGCCCGAGATCGGCGAGCGTTTCGTCGGCACCGTGGTGAAGACGACGACCTTCGGCGCGTTCATCTCGCTCTCGCCCGGCAAGGACGGTCTGCTGCACATCAGCCAGATCCGTCGCCTCGTCGGTGGCAAGCGCGTGGAGAACGTCGAGGACGTCCTCGGCATCGGCCAGAAGGTCCAGGTCGAGCTCGCCGAGATCGACCCGCGCGGCAAGCTCTCGCTGCACGCGGTGATCGACGAGGAGGCGGACTCCTCCGCCTCCGAAGGCTCGGAGGCCTGA
- the rpsO gene encoding 30S ribosomal protein S15, with protein MPLDAAVKQSIIAEYATTEGDTGSPEVQIAMLSQRIKDLTEHLKTHKHDHHSRRGLMLLVGQRRRLLGYLQKVEIERYRSIIERLGLRR; from the coding sequence ATGCCTCTCGATGCAGCCGTCAAGCAGTCGATCATCGCCGAGTACGCCACCACCGAGGGTGACACCGGTTCGCCGGAGGTCCAGATCGCGATGCTCTCGCAGCGCATCAAGGACCTGACCGAGCACCTCAAGACCCACAAGCACGACCACCACAGCCGTCGGGGCCTCATGCTCCTGGTCGGCCAGCGTCGTCGCCTCCTGGGCTACCTGCAGAAGGTCGAGATCGAGCGCTACCGCTCGATCATCGAGCGCCTCGGTCTGCGCCGCTAG
- a CDS encoding bifunctional riboflavin kinase/FAD synthetase — protein MEVWDGLGRVPTGTGPSVVTIGNFDGVHRGHAEVLGHVVEQARARGAIAVAMTFDPHPAAVHRPGDAPVQLTGLADKLELIEQAGIDAVLVVGYTADFAAQSPEQFVRRYLVDTLRPVLVVVGHDVRFGAGNSGDRETMAELGRLHGFEVQVLDDVASTDERRWSSTWARELLEAGRVDELAGVLGRCHTMRGAVVHGDARGRLLGFPTANLDPASSGAVPADGVYAGWLVRDDGTRLPAAVSVGTNPTFDGLARRVEAHVIGRTDLDLYGEEVVVVFVSMLRPTWRFDDVDALVVQMHADCAQALEVLGVTGPTPGA, from the coding sequence GTGGAGGTCTGGGACGGACTGGGACGTGTGCCGACCGGCACCGGTCCGAGCGTGGTGACGATCGGGAACTTCGACGGCGTCCACCGCGGTCACGCCGAGGTGCTCGGGCACGTCGTGGAGCAGGCCCGCGCGCGCGGCGCCATCGCCGTCGCGATGACCTTCGACCCGCACCCCGCCGCCGTCCACCGCCCCGGTGACGCCCCCGTGCAGCTGACCGGCCTGGCCGACAAGCTCGAGCTGATCGAGCAGGCCGGCATCGACGCCGTGCTCGTGGTCGGCTACACGGCCGACTTCGCGGCCCAGTCGCCCGAGCAGTTCGTCCGCCGCTACCTCGTGGACACCCTCCGACCAGTCCTGGTCGTGGTAGGCCACGACGTGCGCTTCGGTGCCGGCAACTCGGGGGACCGCGAGACGATGGCCGAGCTCGGCCGCCTCCACGGCTTCGAGGTGCAGGTGCTCGACGACGTCGCCTCCACCGACGAGCGGCGCTGGTCCTCGACATGGGCGCGCGAGCTCCTCGAGGCGGGACGGGTGGACGAGCTCGCCGGCGTGCTCGGCCGCTGCCACACGATGCGCGGCGCCGTCGTCCACGGCGACGCCCGTGGACGCCTGCTCGGCTTCCCCACGGCGAACCTCGATCCCGCCTCGTCGGGCGCGGTGCCCGCGGACGGCGTCTACGCCGGCTGGCTCGTGCGCGACGACGGGACGCGACTGCCCGCGGCCGTGTCGGTGGGGACCAACCCGACGTTCGACGGCCTCGCGCGGCGCGTGGAGGCCCACGTCATCGGTCGCACGGACCTCGACCTGTACGGCGAGGAGGTCGTGGTCGTGTTCGTCTCGATGCTCCGCCCGACCTGGCGGTTCGACGACGTCGACGCGCTCGTCGTGCAGATGCACGCCGACTGCGCGCAGGCCCTCGAGGTGCTCGGGGTCACGGGGCCGACACCCGGGGCGTGA
- a CDS encoding alpha/beta fold hydrolase, which translates to MTALRDLRHPGALVGPLWVVTVGSGPPVVLLHGNSESHHVFDNLVPHLAGEMTLVGIDSRGHGLSPRGARGLTIAAMADDVAVTLARLGLDRPLVVGFSDGGNIALELALRHPGAAGRLVVVGANLFPEGLRPVGKALTDAAHAAAVVGARVAPNLEPLAERLGLMVHDPHIDPARLAGLTQEVLVVVGERDAVRPEHTALIVDSLPRGRLAVVPGVGHMVPVRAPAQLADLVRDLARRPEVAG; encoded by the coding sequence GTGACTGCGCTGCGCGACCTCCGCCACCCCGGCGCCCTCGTCGGCCCCCTGTGGGTCGTGACGGTGGGCTCCGGTCCGCCGGTCGTGCTGCTGCACGGCAACTCCGAGAGCCACCACGTCTTCGACAACCTCGTGCCGCACCTGGCGGGAGAGATGACGCTGGTCGGCATCGACTCGCGCGGGCACGGGCTCAGCCCGCGCGGCGCCCGCGGGCTGACGATCGCGGCGATGGCCGACGACGTCGCCGTCACCCTCGCCCGGCTCGGCCTGGACCGACCGCTCGTGGTCGGGTTCAGCGACGGCGGCAACATCGCCCTCGAGCTGGCGCTGCGCCACCCCGGGGCGGCGGGACGGCTCGTCGTGGTCGGGGCGAACCTCTTCCCCGAGGGCCTCAGGCCCGTCGGCAAGGCGCTCACCGACGCCGCGCACGCCGCGGCCGTCGTCGGCGCGCGCGTGGCCCCGAACCTCGAACCGCTCGCCGAACGGCTCGGTCTCATGGTCCACGACCCGCACATCGACCCCGCCCGGCTCGCGGGGCTGACCCAGGAGGTCCTCGTCGTCGTGGGGGAGCGGGACGCCGTCCGCCCCGAGCACACCGCCCTCATCGTCGACTCGCTGCCGCGCGGCCGCCTCGCGGTGGTGCCCGGGGTGGGACACATGGTGCCCGTCCGGGCGCCGGCTCAGCTCGCCGACCTCGTGCGTGACCTGGCCCGCCGTCCGGAGGTGGCAGGCTAG
- the truB gene encoding tRNA pseudouridine(55) synthase TruB codes for MRRLLRTRKVGHAGTLDPMATGVLVLGVGRSTRLLTYVVGADKTYLATIRLGQDTVTDDAEGDVTTSAGAAGVEDAAVLSAVVPLTGEILQVPSAVSAIKVDGKRSYARVRAGEEVALASRPVTVSELVVLDRRTAVSDDGTAVLDVDVRVTCSSGTYIRAIARDLGAALGTGGHLTALRRTRVGGFDVDGAADLDTLAAAGEGDGIVLLPPAAAAAAVMTVREVDAAETASLGYGQRIAPSGTEAPVAAVDPDGVLVAVLADETRDGVVRARPVIVLAPR; via the coding sequence ATGCGGCGCCTGCTGCGGACCCGCAAGGTCGGCCACGCCGGCACGCTCGACCCGATGGCGACGGGCGTGCTCGTGCTCGGCGTCGGGCGCAGCACCCGGCTGCTCACCTACGTGGTGGGCGCCGACAAGACCTACCTGGCCACGATCAGGCTCGGGCAGGACACCGTCACCGACGACGCCGAGGGCGACGTGACCACCTCCGCCGGCGCTGCGGGGGTCGAGGACGCCGCGGTGCTCTCCGCCGTCGTCCCCCTCACGGGCGAGATCCTCCAGGTCCCCAGCGCGGTGAGCGCGATCAAGGTGGACGGCAAGCGCTCCTACGCCCGCGTCCGCGCGGGCGAGGAGGTCGCCCTGGCGTCCCGCCCGGTCACCGTGAGCGAGCTCGTGGTGCTGGACCGGCGCACCGCCGTGAGCGACGACGGCACCGCGGTGCTCGACGTCGACGTCCGCGTCACCTGCTCCTCGGGCACCTACATCCGCGCGATCGCTCGCGACCTCGGAGCCGCGCTGGGAACGGGCGGGCATCTCACGGCGCTGCGCCGGACCCGGGTGGGCGGGTTCGACGTCGACGGCGCCGCCGACCTCGACACGCTCGCGGCGGCCGGCGAGGGCGACGGGATCGTCCTGCTCCCGCCCGCCGCGGCCGCGGCGGCCGTGATGACCGTCCGCGAGGTCGACGCCGCCGAGACCGCCTCGCTGGGCTACGGGCAGCGCATCGCGCCGTCCGGCACCGAGGCGCCGGTGGCCGCCGTCGATCCGGACGGTGTGCTCGTCGCGGTGCTGGCGGACGAGACGCGCGACGGCGTGGTGCGCGCCCGGCCCGTGATCGTCCTCGCGCCGCGCTGA
- the rbfA gene encoding 30S ribosome-binding factor RbfA — MSDNSRAIRLGEAVKEIVAVMLEQRIKDPRLGFVTVTDVKVTGDLQHATVFYTVLGTDADVEATAAALESAKGLLRTEVGRRTGVKFTPTLTFQLDRTPQTAADIAEALRIASRRDAEVAALAAAATYAGDADPYKKPVVIDDEADGPDDGDADDERAGS; from the coding sequence GTGAGCGACAACTCTCGGGCGATCCGTCTCGGGGAGGCCGTCAAGGAGATCGTGGCGGTGATGCTCGAGCAGCGGATCAAGGATCCGCGACTCGGTTTCGTCACGGTCACCGACGTCAAGGTGACGGGCGACCTCCAGCACGCCACGGTGTTCTACACCGTGCTGGGCACCGATGCGGACGTCGAGGCCACGGCCGCGGCGCTCGAGTCGGCCAAGGGTCTGCTGCGGACCGAGGTCGGTCGGCGCACCGGGGTGAAGTTCACCCCGACGCTGACCTTCCAGCTGGACCGAACGCCGCAGACCGCGGCCGACATCGCCGAGGCGCTGCGCATCGCGTCACGGCGTGACGCGGAGGTCGCCGCCCTCGCGGCGGCGGCCACCTACGCCGGCGACGCCGACCCGTACAAGAAGCCCGTCGTCATCGACGACGAGGCGGACGGGCCGGACGACGGCGACGCCGACGACGAGCGGGCCGGGTCCTGA
- a CDS encoding YlxR family protein, which produces MAGSATRLPRPLREPSPSPESIGTAPSPGSGPVRTCVGCRERGPRSGLVRIVAVEGTVLVLDERGGAPGRGAWLHVQERCLDRALARHALPRALRLQGADASQVEAALRAAIRSR; this is translated from the coding sequence GTGGCTGGGTCAGCGACCCGACTTCCGCGCCCGTTGCGCGAACCATCCCCGTCCCCCGAGTCGATCGGCACTGCGCCGAGCCCCGGGAGCGGTCCGGTTCGCACGTGCGTGGGATGCCGGGAGCGCGGCCCGCGGTCCGGTCTGGTGCGGATCGTCGCCGTCGAGGGCACCGTCCTGGTGCTCGACGAACGGGGCGGAGCGCCGGGCAGGGGAGCGTGGCTGCACGTGCAGGAACGTTGCCTGGACCGGGCGCTCGCGCGCCACGCACTACCCCGAGCCCTGCGCCTGCAGGGAGCGGACGCCTCGCAGGTCGAGGCAGCACTGAGAGCGGCCATCCGCTCGAGGTGA
- the nusA gene encoding transcription termination factor NusA, whose protein sequence is MDIDMAALRLIEREKEIGFDVLVSAIEQALLTAYEKTPDARSRARVEIDRSTGHVSVLVTETTGEGDDLVTHTYEDTPDGFGRVATATARSVIVQRLRDAEDEQVLGAYRSSQLQLISGVVQQGGRGGVILVDLGGGVEAALPPHEQVPGEDLKHGERIKAYVTEVGRGPRGPAITLSRTHPNFVRRLFEHEVPEVADGSVEIVALAREAGHRTKVAVASHVAGMGAKGACIGPMGQRVRAVMAELRGEKIDIVDFFTDPARFVGAALSPARVSSVTVVDEAARAARVVVPDYQLSLAIGKEGQNARLAARLTGWRIDIRSDAETADGGSAPGRDEAPTGAATDREPGQG, encoded by the coding sequence ATGGACATCGACATGGCCGCGCTGCGGCTCATCGAGCGCGAGAAGGAGATCGGCTTCGACGTGCTGGTCTCGGCGATCGAGCAGGCGCTGCTCACCGCCTACGAGAAGACGCCGGACGCCCGATCGCGCGCCCGGGTCGAGATCGACCGCTCCACCGGCCACGTCAGCGTGCTGGTGACCGAGACCACGGGCGAGGGCGACGACCTCGTCACCCACACCTACGAGGACACCCCTGACGGCTTCGGTCGCGTGGCGACGGCGACGGCGCGCAGCGTCATCGTGCAGCGCCTGCGCGACGCCGAGGACGAGCAGGTCCTCGGCGCCTACCGGAGCTCCCAGCTCCAGCTGATCTCCGGCGTCGTGCAGCAGGGCGGCCGGGGCGGCGTCATCCTGGTCGACCTCGGCGGCGGTGTGGAGGCGGCGCTGCCGCCCCACGAGCAGGTGCCGGGCGAGGACCTCAAGCACGGCGAACGCATCAAGGCGTACGTGACCGAGGTCGGCCGGGGCCCCCGCGGCCCGGCGATCACGCTCTCGCGCACCCACCCCAACTTCGTCCGCCGACTGTTCGAGCACGAGGTGCCCGAGGTCGCCGACGGCAGCGTCGAGATCGTCGCGCTGGCGCGCGAGGCGGGCCACCGCACGAAGGTCGCCGTCGCCTCGCACGTCGCCGGCATGGGCGCCAAGGGCGCCTGCATCGGACCGATGGGTCAGCGCGTGCGCGCCGTCATGGCCGAGCTGCGCGGGGAGAAGATCGACATCGTCGACTTCTTCACCGACCCGGCCCGGTTCGTCGGCGCGGCGCTGTCGCCCGCCCGCGTGAGCAGCGTCACCGTCGTCGACGAGGCGGCCCGCGCGGCCCGCGTCGTCGTGCCCGACTACCAGCTGTCCCTCGCCATCGGCAAGGAGGGCCAGAACGCGCGCCTCGCGGCCCGCCTCACGGGCTGGCGGATCGACATCCGGTCCGACGCCGAGACGGCGGACGGCGGCTCGGCCCCCGGTCGCGACGAGGCCCCGACCGGGGCGGCGACCGACCGCGAGCCCGGTCAGGGGTAG
- the rimP gene encoding ribosome maturation factor RimP: MGADALAARLVAVLEPLAGGHDLVVEGVDVLTRGRLRTVKVVLDLADGPGSLGSDLLGDVTREISTALDEGDLVEGAYTLEVSSPGTSRPLTTPRHFRRAERRLVRFTLADGGERLGRVRSADDDGVTVASPEPAAPVENDVTLTYPQITKAVVEVELRRLEES, encoded by the coding sequence ATGGGAGCCGATGCACTGGCCGCGCGACTGGTCGCGGTGCTCGAGCCGCTGGCCGGCGGTCACGACCTGGTGGTCGAGGGCGTGGACGTCCTCACCCGCGGCCGGCTCCGCACGGTCAAGGTCGTCCTCGACCTGGCCGACGGACCCGGGTCCCTCGGCTCGGACCTGCTCGGCGACGTGACCCGCGAGATCTCGACGGCGCTGGACGAGGGCGACCTCGTCGAAGGTGCCTACACGCTCGAGGTCTCCTCCCCGGGCACGAGCCGCCCCCTGACCACGCCCCGGCACTTCCGCCGGGCCGAGCGTCGTCTCGTCCGGTTCACGCTGGCCGACGGCGGGGAGCGGCTCGGCCGCGTCCGCTCCGCCGACGACGACGGCGTCACCGTCGCCTCGCCCGAGCCCGCCGCTCCCGTCGAGAACGACGTCACCCTGACCTACCCGCAGATCACCAAGGCCGTCGTCGAGGTCGAGCTGCGCCGCCTGGAGGAGAGCTGA